The following are encoded in a window of Polynucleobacter sp. VK25 genomic DNA:
- the fdxA gene encoding ferredoxin FdxA, whose amino-acid sequence MTYVVTEACIRCKYTDCVDVCPVDCFREGPNFLVIDPDECIDCAVCVPECPVNAIYAEDDVPGDQQAFIKLNADLSPSWTSITKSKEALPDAEEWKDVKNKLDQLVK is encoded by the coding sequence ATGACTTACGTTGTTACCGAAGCTTGTATCCGCTGTAAATACACTGACTGCGTTGATGTTTGCCCAGTCGACTGTTTCCGCGAAGGCCCTAATTTTCTGGTGATCGATCCAGACGAGTGCATTGACTGTGCGGTTTGTGTTCCAGAGTGCCCAGTGAATGCCATTTACGCTGAAGACGACGTACCAGGTGATCAACAAGCATTCATCAAATTGAATGCCGATCTTTCCCCCTCATGGACTTCCATTACAAAGTCTAAAGAAGCGCTTCCAGATGCTGAAGAGTGGAAAGATGTTAAAAATAAACTGGATCAGCTAGTAAAGTAA
- a CDS encoding D-glycerate dehydrogenase, with translation MQKPRILVARAIFPEALAKLEESFEVRSNQEDRIFSPEELQKELSGVVGALVAGSERIDANALANAKDLKVVANISVGYNNFDVLAITAAGVMATNTPDVLTDTTADFGFALLMATARRITESEHWVRAGQWDKWSIVNNPLGMDLHHSTVGIIGMGRIGQGIAKRALGFGMNVIYHNRSHLSDADEKACGAKYVSKEELLRTADHVVLVLPYSAESHHTIGAKEIALMKPTATLINIARGGIVDDAALAQALKDKKIFAAGLDVFEGEPKVHPDLLKLSNVVLAPHIASATEKTRRAMVDLAVENLRAALNGKKPPSLINAEAYKA, from the coding sequence ATGCAAAAACCCAGAATTTTGGTGGCAAGAGCCATTTTTCCAGAGGCTTTAGCCAAACTGGAGGAATCCTTTGAGGTTCGATCCAATCAAGAGGATCGAATTTTTAGTCCTGAAGAGTTGCAAAAAGAACTCTCTGGAGTTGTAGGGGCTTTGGTTGCAGGGAGCGAAAGAATTGATGCGAATGCTTTAGCGAATGCTAAAGACTTAAAAGTAGTTGCCAATATTTCTGTGGGATACAACAATTTTGATGTTCTAGCAATCACCGCTGCTGGAGTGATGGCAACGAATACCCCAGATGTTTTGACCGATACAACGGCTGACTTTGGTTTTGCCTTGCTCATGGCAACTGCAAGACGGATTACTGAATCCGAGCATTGGGTGCGTGCAGGCCAATGGGATAAGTGGTCAATTGTGAACAATCCACTAGGTATGGATTTGCATCACAGTACTGTAGGCATTATTGGTATGGGACGTATTGGCCAGGGCATTGCTAAACGTGCCTTAGGTTTTGGTATGAATGTGATTTATCACAACCGTAGCCATCTATCGGATGCTGATGAAAAAGCGTGCGGTGCAAAGTATGTCTCTAAAGAAGAATTGCTACGCACTGCTGATCATGTGGTCTTGGTATTGCCTTATAGCGCCGAGAGTCATCACACCATAGGCGCAAAAGAAATTGCCCTGATGAAACCGACGGCGACCCTGATAAACATTGCCCGTGGTGGCATTGTGGACGATGCTGCACTAGCGCAAGCTCTGAAGGATAAGAAGATCTTTGCTGCTGGCCTCGATGTATTTGAAGGTGAGCCTAAAGTCCATCCTGACTTATTAAAGTTGAGTAATGTGGTACTTGCTCCACACATTGCAAGTGCGACTGAAAAAACACGTAGAGCTATGGTTGATCTAGCGGTAGAAAATTTACGCGCCGCACTAAATGGAAAGAAGCCGCCTAGTCTGATTAATGCAGAAGCCTATAAGGCTTAG
- the glp gene encoding gephyrin-like molybdotransferase Glp, whose protein sequence is MSHSPNQPILLTSSLHVDDARKAISALVSDLIAEATALHDPTDIETIPLDQAINRILAVDLLSPIDVPAADNSAMDGFAFNGSCLDTNNAVIALTIVGTAYAGKPYEGSIGHGECLKIMTGAVMPAGCDTVIPQEFTTAKNESTIEFKQDQLKLGENRRLRGEDLQQGKPAIAAGRLLRPSDLGLAASLGIASLSVKRKLKVAILSSGDELRSLGQTLDAGSIYDSNRYSLTGLLNRLNLEIIDCGIVRDDPASLKQAFIEAASKADVLISSGGVSVGEADFTKQIMQELGDVGFWKIAMRPGRPMAFGVLKPVAGKSPARKTLFFGLPGNPVAVMVTFYQFVRAALLQLNGANETAPPLMQAIAEAPIRKKPGRTEFQRAILGRSSDGKPTVRLTGSQGAGILRSMSEANCFVILGHEQSNVAAGDWVDIALFDGLL, encoded by the coding sequence ATGAGCCATTCCCCTAACCAGCCTATTCTCTTGACTTCATCACTGCACGTTGATGATGCACGTAAAGCAATTTCAGCATTAGTCAGTGACCTCATTGCTGAGGCGACTGCTCTTCATGATCCTACTGATATTGAAACCATTCCACTAGATCAAGCCATCAATCGCATATTGGCAGTTGACTTACTCTCACCAATCGATGTTCCAGCCGCAGATAATTCTGCAATGGACGGCTTCGCATTTAATGGTAGTTGTTTAGATACCAATAACGCAGTCATTGCTTTAACCATAGTTGGCACAGCCTATGCAGGCAAGCCTTATGAAGGCAGCATTGGCCACGGTGAATGCCTCAAAATTATGACGGGTGCAGTCATGCCAGCAGGTTGCGATACCGTTATTCCGCAAGAGTTCACAACCGCAAAAAATGAATCGACGATTGAATTCAAGCAGGATCAATTAAAGCTTGGCGAAAACCGTCGTCTTCGTGGCGAAGATCTTCAACAAGGTAAGCCTGCTATTGCAGCCGGTCGCTTATTGCGTCCGTCTGATTTAGGTCTAGCAGCTTCCTTAGGCATTGCCTCACTTTCAGTAAAGCGAAAATTGAAGGTGGCCATTTTGTCATCTGGTGATGAGCTGCGCTCCTTAGGCCAAACATTGGATGCCGGCAGTATTTATGACAGTAATCGCTATAGCCTGACTGGTTTACTCAATCGTCTAAATCTAGAGATCATTGACTGTGGAATTGTGCGCGATGATCCCGCCTCTTTGAAGCAAGCATTTATTGAAGCAGCGAGCAAAGCGGATGTATTGATTTCCTCTGGAGGCGTATCTGTTGGTGAGGCAGATTTCACTAAACAGATTATGCAAGAGTTGGGCGATGTCGGTTTTTGGAAGATCGCGATGCGTCCAGGTCGCCCCATGGCCTTTGGAGTCCTAAAGCCAGTTGCTGGGAAATCGCCTGCCCGTAAAACCCTTTTCTTCGGCTTGCCAGGAAACCCAGTAGCAGTCATGGTGACCTTTTACCAATTTGTCCGTGCAGCCCTTCTACAGCTCAATGGCGCCAATGAAACTGCACCGCCACTGATGCAGGCTATTGCCGAAGCGCCCATCCGGAAAAAGCCAGGTCGCACTGAATTTCAGCGTGCCATTCTGGGGCGCAGCTCCGATGGCAAACCAACCGTTCGACTAACGGGCAGCCAAGGCGCCGGGATTTTGCGCTCGATGAGTGAAGCTAATTGCTTTGTCATCCTAGGTCACGAGCAGAGCAATGTTGCCGCTGGAGACTGGGTAGATATAGCGCTTTTTGATGGACTGCTTTAA
- the mobA gene encoding molybdenum cofactor guanylyltransferase MobA — protein sequence MISTKDITGLILAGGRAQRMGGIDKGLIPFHGKPLIESAIAKLKPQVQTIVVNANRNITKYAGYGYPVIMDETPDFSGPLAGFSVGLKACKTSYLLTSPCDSPLLPNNLAELLLAELEQGDFQLVYASSRESDGKVWAQPVFCLMHANLQDSLANFLLKGDLKIDRWFKELRSGTVVFEDPQVFANVNTPEELKSLEEVSA from the coding sequence ATGATTTCAACTAAAGACATTACCGGACTCATACTTGCTGGCGGTCGTGCACAACGTATGGGTGGCATTGATAAGGGGTTAATTCCATTCCATGGAAAGCCGCTGATTGAGTCAGCAATTGCAAAGTTAAAGCCTCAGGTACAAACCATAGTGGTCAATGCCAATCGCAATATTACAAAGTATGCGGGCTATGGCTACCCCGTCATCATGGACGAGACACCCGATTTTTCAGGGCCCTTGGCTGGGTTCTCCGTTGGCTTGAAGGCGTGCAAGACGTCTTACTTACTGACCTCACCGTGCGACTCACCCTTACTCCCAAATAATCTCGCAGAATTATTGCTTGCCGAGCTGGAGCAAGGTGATTTTCAACTGGTCTACGCCTCTAGTAGAGAATCTGATGGCAAGGTATGGGCACAACCTGTGTTTTGTTTAATGCACGCAAACCTACAAGACTCTCTTGCTAACTTTTTACTAAAGGGTGATCTCAAAATTGATCGCTGGTTTAAAGAGTTAAGAAGTGGCACTGTGGTTTTTGAAGATCCGCAAGTGTTTGCCAATGTTAATACCCCCGAAGAACTCAAGTCACTAGAAGAAGTATCGGCATGA
- the moaA gene encoding GTP 3',8-cyclase MoaA — protein sequence MVEKVNPKVIPIRIDEGKGLTPSIGEQLVAPHSHTKDIRGRTLRDLRISVTDRCNFRCTYCMPKEVFDQNYPYLAHKELLSFEEITRLTTIFSTLGVEKIRLTGGEPLLRKNLEVLIEMLAKIQTSEGKPLDLTLTTNGSILRKKAAALKAAGLQRLTVSLDGLDDAIFKKMNDVDFPVADVLDGIKAAQEVGFENIKVNMVVKKGTNDHEIVAMAKHFKGSGVILRFIEFMDVGSSNGWNMEQVLPSKEVIARINAAFPLEPVEANYAGEVAQRWRYVDGSGEIGVISSVTQTFCHECTRARISTDGQMYLCLFANEGFDFKTLLRSGKSDLEIANAVMNTWSTRDDHYSEIRGSHTANLSSINRKVEMSYIGG from the coding sequence ATGGTTGAAAAAGTAAACCCAAAGGTAATCCCGATACGAATTGATGAAGGCAAAGGCCTGACGCCATCTATTGGCGAGCAGCTTGTTGCGCCTCACAGCCATACAAAAGATATTCGGGGACGTACATTGAGAGATCTGCGCATCTCCGTAACCGATCGCTGTAACTTCCGCTGCACCTATTGCATGCCTAAGGAAGTATTCGACCAAAACTATCCTTACCTAGCCCATAAAGAATTACTGAGCTTTGAAGAAATCACTCGTCTCACTACTATCTTCTCTACCTTGGGTGTTGAAAAAATTAGATTAACTGGTGGCGAGCCCCTGCTTCGCAAAAATCTGGAAGTGCTGATTGAGATGTTGGCAAAAATTCAGACTTCTGAAGGTAAGCCACTAGATCTCACGCTCACTACCAATGGCAGTATCTTGCGCAAGAAAGCTGCTGCATTAAAAGCGGCTGGCTTACAAAGATTAACCGTCAGTCTTGATGGCTTGGATGATGCGATCTTCAAAAAAATGAATGACGTTGATTTTCCGGTAGCTGATGTGCTCGATGGCATTAAAGCGGCACAAGAGGTTGGCTTTGAAAACATCAAAGTCAATATGGTGGTGAAAAAAGGGACCAACGATCATGAGATTGTTGCAATGGCCAAACACTTCAAAGGTAGCGGTGTCATTCTGCGTTTTATTGAATTCATGGATGTAGGCAGTTCGAATGGATGGAATATGGAGCAAGTCCTCCCCTCCAAAGAAGTCATTGCCCGCATTAATGCAGCATTCCCACTGGAGCCAGTTGAGGCCAACTACGCTGGTGAAGTTGCCCAGCGCTGGCGTTATGTTGATGGTTCGGGTGAAATTGGTGTGATCTCTAGCGTTACCCAAACTTTTTGTCATGAATGCACTAGGGCACGTATTTCTACTGATGGGCAAATGTATCTCTGCCTCTTTGCCAATGAAGGATTTGATTTCAAAACCTTGCTGCGTTCAGGCAAAAGCGATTTAGAAATTGCCAATGCAGTAATGAACACCTGGTCGACCCGCGATGATCACTATTCCGAAATTCGTGGCTCCCATACCGCCAATCTATCTTCCATCAATCGCAAGGTTGAGATGTCTTATATTGGTGGTTAA
- a CDS encoding Rne/Rng family ribonuclease → MKRMLFNATQQEELRVAIVDGQKLIDIDIEAAGREQRKGNIYKGVITRIEPSLEACFVNYGEERHGFLPFKEVARSYFKEGIDVRNASIKDALREGQEIIVQVEKEERGQKGAALTSFISLAGRYLVLMPNNPRGGGVSRRIEGEDRQELREAMAQLEVADGMSIIARTAGIGRDATELQWDLSYLMQLWKAIDEAAKGNSAPLLIYLESSLVIRAIRDYFQPDIGEILIDTDDIYEQAAAFMSVVMPDNLPRVKRYQDDVPLFSRFQIEHQIETAYSRTVPLPSGGAIVIDHTEALVSVDVNSARATRGSDIEETATRTNLEAADEIARQARLRDLGGLIVIDFIDMESSKAQKDVENRLRDALRHDRARVQMGKISKFGLMEMSRQRLRPALSEGSHVTCPRCNGTGHIRDTESSALQVLRIIQEEAMKENTAAIHTQVPVEVAAFLLNEKRAEVIKIETRFKVNVLMVPNKHLETPHYKLERLRHDDPRLDDQKASYVMAEEAARELETDTTVSKKDADVKVRPEAAVKGITPTQPAPMSQPRPARTETVAKAESTGGFFGFIKSLFGSSPAVEEKPAPSNPRGRNQGRNGNDRNRGRNRRGERTERPAANAAEGTPAEGGNNNRGRNNRNGNRNQGNQNGPKPERQANPAAVTPATEAAPGSETTPAADGEERRGRGRNRRGRGRGQRGERTEGGNDTTSASATAVTASPFAGPPVGMGGASASMPIQNIVNSFGNAKPVAEKQERQERAPRPPRQSNRPAQNSAPASTSTSTTTPAPVAVAAPKLEVIAKPAPELPKVAFQALEETPLHSVVQSAGMIWVATDSSKHAEAQSQIQAEPVAHNLGRAPKPAVSLHDGPMVLVETGGQEKTV, encoded by the coding sequence ATGAAACGCATGTTGTTTAATGCAACTCAACAAGAAGAGTTGCGAGTTGCCATCGTCGATGGTCAAAAACTCATTGATATTGATATCGAAGCTGCCGGTCGTGAACAACGCAAAGGCAACATTTACAAAGGTGTCATCACCCGCATTGAACCTTCCCTTGAGGCCTGCTTTGTCAATTACGGCGAAGAGCGTCATGGCTTCTTGCCATTCAAGGAAGTAGCCCGTAGTTACTTTAAAGAAGGTATCGATGTCCGCAATGCTTCCATCAAGGATGCTTTGCGCGAAGGTCAAGAAATCATTGTTCAAGTAGAAAAAGAAGAGCGCGGCCAAAAAGGCGCAGCCCTCACGTCCTTTATCTCCTTGGCGGGCCGTTATTTGGTCTTGATGCCAAACAACCCACGTGGAGGTGGCGTTTCCCGCCGCATTGAAGGTGAAGACCGTCAAGAACTCCGTGAAGCAATGGCTCAATTAGAAGTAGCAGATGGCATGAGCATCATTGCTCGTACCGCTGGTATTGGTCGAGACGCCACTGAATTGCAGTGGGACTTAAGTTACCTCATGCAATTGTGGAAAGCGATTGATGAAGCCGCTAAGGGCAACTCTGCTCCACTATTGATTTACCTTGAATCCAGCTTGGTGATTCGCGCTATTCGCGATTACTTCCAGCCTGATATTGGCGAGATCCTCATCGATACCGATGATATCTACGAACAAGCTGCAGCATTTATGTCTGTAGTGATGCCTGACAACTTGCCGCGCGTGAAGCGTTACCAAGATGACGTGCCTTTGTTCTCTCGTTTCCAAATTGAGCATCAAATTGAAACTGCGTACTCACGCACTGTGCCATTGCCATCTGGCGGCGCAATCGTGATCGACCACACTGAAGCCTTGGTTTCTGTGGACGTTAACTCGGCACGCGCAACTCGTGGCTCCGATATTGAAGAGACAGCGACTCGCACTAACTTAGAAGCTGCCGATGAAATCGCCCGTCAAGCACGTTTACGTGACTTGGGTGGCTTGATTGTGATCGACTTTATCGACATGGAGTCCAGCAAAGCGCAGAAGGATGTTGAGAATCGCTTGCGTGATGCCCTGCGCCATGACCGCGCCCGCGTTCAAATGGGCAAGATCTCCAAGTTTGGCTTGATGGAAATGTCTCGTCAGCGCTTGCGTCCTGCGTTGTCTGAAGGTAGCCATGTAACCTGCCCACGCTGTAACGGCACTGGCCACATTCGCGACACTGAATCTTCTGCATTGCAAGTTCTGCGCATCATCCAAGAAGAGGCAATGAAGGAAAACACAGCAGCAATTCATACTCAGGTGCCAGTCGAAGTGGCTGCCTTCCTCTTGAATGAAAAGCGTGCTGAAGTCATCAAGATTGAAACGCGCTTCAAAGTAAATGTGTTGATGGTTCCAAATAAGCACTTAGAAACTCCGCATTACAAACTAGAGCGTTTGCGTCATGACGATCCACGTCTTGATGATCAAAAAGCCAGCTATGTGATGGCGGAAGAAGCCGCTCGTGAACTCGAGACAGACACAACAGTAAGCAAAAAAGATGCTGATGTAAAAGTGCGCCCAGAAGCTGCTGTTAAAGGCATCACACCAACACAACCTGCGCCAATGAGCCAGCCACGCCCTGCTCGCACTGAAACAGTAGCGAAAGCAGAAAGCACTGGTGGTTTCTTTGGATTTATTAAGAGTCTCTTTGGTTCATCGCCAGCAGTTGAAGAGAAGCCAGCACCAAGTAACCCACGTGGTCGCAATCAAGGCCGCAATGGTAACGATCGCAATCGTGGTCGCAATCGCCGTGGCGAACGTACTGAACGCCCAGCAGCGAATGCAGCCGAAGGTACTCCAGCAGAGGGTGGCAACAATAATCGTGGTCGCAACAACCGTAACGGTAACCGCAACCAGGGCAATCAAAATGGTCCTAAGCCAGAGCGTCAAGCTAATCCAGCAGCAGTAACACCTGCAACTGAAGCAGCTCCTGGTAGCGAAACTACTCCAGCTGCGGATGGTGAAGAGCGTCGTGGTCGTGGTCGCAACCGTCGTGGTCGTGGTCGCGGTCAACGTGGCGAGCGTACTGAAGGCGGTAATGACACAACTAGTGCATCAGCAACTGCAGTGACTGCTAGTCCATTTGCAGGTCCTCCAGTTGGAATGGGCGGCGCATCTGCAAGCATGCCGATTCAGAACATCGTCAATAGTTTTGGCAATGCTAAACCTGTTGCAGAGAAACAAGAAAGACAAGAGCGCGCACCGCGTCCTCCACGTCAATCAAATCGCCCTGCGCAAAATTCTGCTCCTGCATCAACTTCTACATCTACAACGACTCCAGCACCTGTTGCTGTAGCGGCCCCGAAGTTGGAAGTGATTGCTAAACCTGCTCCAGAACTTCCTAAGGTTGCTTTCCAAGCACTTGAAGAAACTCCGTTGCATAGCGTGGTTCAATCAGCCGGCATGATTTGGGTCGCTACCGACTCTTCAAAGCATGCTGAAGCACAAAGCCAGATCCAGGCAGAGCCTGTTGCCCATAACTTGGGCAGGGCACCTAAACCTGCTGTTAGCCTTCATGATGGTCCAATGGTTCTAGTTGAAACCGGCGGCCAAGAAAAAACGGTTTAA
- a CDS encoding RluA family pseudouridine synthase gives MKSEPISMPLKVKMPTSSAPAAVQLQTIGPEEAGQRLDNYLLRWAKGVPKSHVYRIIRSGEVRVNKKRAEPTTRLIEGDVVRVPPVRIAEPAQMAAVNSAQTKSRAHGYSDKMPILFEDEALLIVNKPTGLAVHGGSGIALGVIETLRITRPELKFLELVHRLDRDTSGVLLLAKKRSALVELHRQIREGQTDKRYYLLAHGEIIQGAQTMQLKYPLHKYLLPNGERRVRVDPDGLPSHTALRVTKILKHEDAAITLAEAQLKTGRTHQIRVHLQKLGHAILGDDKYGFEDLDKQIKSKRLYLHAHLAGFTHPRTGEKMRIESPLPPEFTAMMKNFEQPK, from the coding sequence ATGAAATCCGAACCTATTTCCATGCCTTTAAAGGTAAAAATGCCTACTTCTTCAGCACCCGCTGCAGTTCAACTTCAGACCATCGGTCCGGAAGAGGCTGGCCAACGCTTGGATAACTACTTATTACGCTGGGCTAAAGGGGTTCCTAAAAGCCACGTTTACCGAATTATTCGCTCCGGGGAAGTCCGGGTGAATAAAAAGCGGGCCGAGCCAACCACTCGTCTGATTGAGGGCGACGTGGTGCGCGTTCCCCCAGTCCGGATTGCTGAACCCGCGCAAATGGCTGCAGTCAATTCCGCCCAAACTAAATCCCGGGCTCATGGCTATTCGGACAAGATGCCCATCCTTTTTGAGGATGAAGCACTCTTAATAGTGAATAAGCCAACCGGTTTGGCCGTCCATGGCGGCTCCGGTATTGCACTTGGGGTAATTGAAACGCTGCGCATTACTAGACCTGAACTCAAGTTTTTAGAGTTGGTACATCGCCTAGATCGAGATACTTCAGGAGTTTTGCTCTTAGCCAAAAAGCGCAGTGCCTTAGTAGAGCTGCATCGACAAATTCGTGAGGGTCAAACCGATAAGCGCTATTACTTGCTTGCACATGGTGAAATTATTCAGGGCGCGCAAACAATGCAGCTTAAATATCCGCTCCATAAATATCTTTTACCGAATGGCGAGCGGCGCGTTCGGGTTGATCCAGATGGCTTGCCAAGCCATACAGCCTTAAGGGTCACCAAAATACTCAAGCATGAAGATGCAGCCATTACTTTGGCTGAAGCCCAGCTCAAGACCGGGCGTACCCATCAGATTCGGGTTCACTTGCAAAAATTGGGACACGCGATTTTGGGTGATGATAAGTATGGCTTTGAGGATCTGGATAAGCAGATTAAATCTAAACGCTTATATCTACACGCTCATCTAGCTGGCTTTACTCATCCACGTACTGGTGAAAAAATGCGGATTGAATCACCATTACCTCCCGAATTTACGGCCATGATGAAAAACTTTGAGCAGCCAAAATAA
- a CDS encoding HAD-IA family hydrolase, with the protein MSQANKLNRPYDLIVWDWDGTIMDSTPTIVHCIQQACRDLGFKAPDDTLASSVIGLGIQDSLRRAVPWIEPIHFPKLTERFRYHYLAKDHELDLFVGIRELLQELHDQQFLLSVATGKSRVGLDRSLKHHQIGHLFHETRTADESFSKPHPGMLLELSDVTQVPTRRMLMIGDTTHDLDMAANAGVDAVAVTYGAHPPSTLKESPSLAHVDDVAQLSQWLKNNLQSNE; encoded by the coding sequence ATGTCTCAAGCAAATAAATTGAACCGCCCTTATGACCTGATTGTGTGGGATTGGGATGGCACCATCATGGATTCCACGCCGACAATCGTGCATTGCATTCAGCAGGCTTGTCGTGACTTGGGCTTTAAGGCGCCAGACGACACTTTGGCGAGTTCAGTGATTGGTTTGGGAATTCAGGATTCGCTACGTAGAGCAGTCCCCTGGATAGAGCCAATTCATTTTCCAAAACTTACCGAGCGATTCCGATATCACTACCTGGCAAAAGATCATGAGCTTGATTTATTTGTTGGTATCCGAGAGCTTTTGCAAGAGTTGCATGATCAACAGTTTCTGCTAAGTGTTGCTACAGGAAAGTCCCGCGTGGGTTTAGATCGCTCGCTCAAACATCATCAAATTGGACATCTCTTTCATGAGACTCGTACTGCAGACGAATCTTTTTCTAAGCCACATCCAGGAATGTTGCTTGAGCTCTCAGATGTGACCCAGGTGCCGACTCGTCGCATGCTGATGATCGGTGATACAACGCATGACTTGGATATGGCAGCGAATGCTGGTGTCGATGCGGTAGCGGTGACTTATGGTGCTCATCCTCCGAGCACTCTGAAGGAATCACCTTCATTGGCGCATGTGGATGATGTCGCGCAACTTTCACAATGGCTTAAAAATAATTTGCAATCCAATGAGTAA
- the sppA gene encoding signal peptide peptidase SppA, whose protein sequence is MENNPNPNWERQALEHLLLENLKETRKARRWRVVLRILTLLVIVGALLSIFDFHLPGKGMGVEKHTALVTLEGEISSSSMANAMDINSSLLSAFENENSAGVVLRINSPGGSPVQAGMINDEIHRLRKLYPKKPFYVVVEDICASGGYYVAVAADQILVDKASLVGSIGVIMEGFGFTGLMDKLGVTRRMITSGSNKGMLDPFSKENPKQTEMVKTMIDEIHQQFIAVVKEGRGDRLKDIPDLFSGRIWNGEQAVKIGLADGYGTVDTVARDIFKAPDILDYTMKENFAERVAKRFGAEAGAAAGKALVKTPDLK, encoded by the coding sequence ATGGAAAATAATCCTAACCCTAACTGGGAGCGTCAAGCGCTTGAGCACCTCCTCTTGGAGAACTTAAAAGAGACTCGTAAGGCACGTCGCTGGAGGGTAGTCTTGCGGATTCTGACTTTATTGGTCATCGTGGGCGCCTTGCTTTCCATATTTGATTTTCATCTCCCAGGCAAAGGTATGGGAGTAGAAAAGCACACAGCCTTAGTGACATTAGAGGGCGAGATCTCATCGAGTTCAATGGCTAATGCGATGGATATCAATTCTTCTTTGTTATCTGCATTTGAGAATGAAAATAGTGCCGGTGTTGTATTACGCATTAATAGTCCTGGAGGCTCTCCAGTTCAGGCGGGCATGATCAATGATGAGATTCATCGCTTGCGTAAGCTTTACCCCAAGAAGCCGTTTTATGTTGTAGTCGAAGATATTTGTGCATCTGGTGGCTACTACGTTGCAGTGGCTGCCGATCAAATCTTGGTTGATAAAGCTAGCTTGGTAGGTTCTATTGGCGTGATCATGGAAGGTTTTGGTTTCACCGGCTTGATGGACAAGTTAGGTGTTACTCGTCGCATGATTACATCAGGCTCTAATAAGGGCATGTTGGATCCTTTTAGCAAAGAGAATCCAAAGCAAACTGAGATGGTGAAGACCATGATTGATGAAATTCATCAACAATTTATTGCGGTGGTGAAAGAAGGTCGTGGCGATCGCTTAAAAGATATTCCAGATTTATTTTCTGGTCGTATCTGGAATGGTGAACAGGCCGTCAAGATTGGTTTAGCTGATGGGTATGGAACGGTGGATACCGTTGCACGCGATATCTTTAAAGCGCCTGATATTCTGGACTACACCATGAAGGAAAACTTTGCCGAGCGGGTTGCTAAGCGCTTTGGCGCTGAGGCTGGCGCTGCTGCTGGTAAAGCTTTGGTAAAGACTCCGGATCTTAAATAA
- a CDS encoding SAM-dependent methyltransferase, producing MSTLGTLYLVPNTLGDDGRVEQLPWVLPSETISQSAKLKHWIVEDAKTARALLKAIDSVSPLVCTIQEMQMSEWRGAARNAKYGDSVKPADLLKPLLAGHDMGLMSEAGVPGVADPGAELVLAAHKLGAKVKPLIGPSSILLGLMASGLNGQRFAFQGYLPHDTHERTAKLKQLEVESRKLQQTQIWIETPYRNTAMLMACINSLAPQSLLCLGVDLSLPSEMITTLSIADWRKRYPNEAACASLQNRPTVFLLLA from the coding sequence ATGAGCACACTCGGCACTCTGTATTTGGTTCCCAACACATTGGGCGATGATGGTCGTGTAGAACAATTACCCTGGGTGCTGCCATCTGAAACGATTTCACAATCCGCTAAGTTAAAACATTGGATTGTTGAGGATGCCAAGACAGCGCGGGCGCTATTAAAAGCAATTGACTCTGTTTCTCCATTGGTATGCACTATTCAAGAAATGCAAATGAGTGAATGGCGTGGTGCTGCACGTAACGCCAAGTATGGTGACTCCGTAAAGCCCGCAGATTTACTCAAACCATTACTTGCTGGACATGACATGGGATTGATGTCTGAAGCAGGCGTACCTGGTGTTGCAGACCCTGGGGCAGAGCTAGTATTGGCAGCACATAAGCTGGGCGCCAAAGTAAAACCACTGATTGGCCCTAGCTCTATTTTGTTAGGCCTAATGGCAAGTGGACTCAACGGTCAACGCTTTGCATTTCAGGGCTACTTGCCTCATGACACACATGAGCGCACAGCTAAGCTAAAGCAATTAGAAGTGGAGTCTCGCAAATTACAACAAACGCAAATTTGGATTGAGACGCCCTATCGCAATACTGCGATGCTGATGGCTTGCATCAACTCGCTAGCGCCACAAAGCTTGCTCTGTCTTGGAGTGGATCTTAGCCTGCCATCGGAAATGATCACAACACTATCGATTGCAGATTGGCGCAAACGCTACCCGAATGAAGCTGCCTGTGCCTCACTACAAAATAGGCCAACAGTATTTCTACTATTGGCCTAG